Within the Arthrobacter sp. UKPF54-2 genome, the region ACACTTGTAGCACAGCAAGGTCATGTCCGGCCGCCGCTGCTTCAGCTCCCGGGCGGCGTCCAGCTCCCATGGCTGCAAGATCGCGGCCCGGTAGTGTTCGGCGGCGAAATCGAGCTGCTCGGGGGTGATCGGATCGCCATAGCGGATCCAGGCTCCGACACCGCTCACAGGGCCACTTGCGAGCTGTACTCGACGTGGGAAGTCTCGTCCCCGGCCAGAACGGGAATGTTGCCCAGGGCACGATAGATCTCGTTGTAGGAAGTCATAACATCGTGCATCTGAAAGAACTCTTGCACGCGTGCGCGGGCGTTGACCGAGTACTCGCTGTAGGTCGCCATGTTGCCGACGACTGCCTCAATGCCCGCGGCCATCTGATGCACATCGCCCGGAGTTGTGAGTACCCCGCAAGGACCCACGGTGCGGCCGTCGGAGGTGTAGAGGTTCTCCGCAACGAGTTGGCCCATGCCTCCCACGTCAGATCCCACCGTGGGTATGCCAGCTGCCATGGCCTCGAGAACCACGATGGGCTGCCCCTCGTTATAGCTGGGGAGTACGAGAACGTCGAACTGATCCAGCATGTCGCGAACATTGACCGTGCCGTGGATAGTTACCTGATCGTGCAGGCCCAGACTCTCGATCTTGGACAGGCACGCTTCGTAGTAGGCGGGCACATGCCCCGTTGGGCCCAGCACATCCAAATGCAGGTTCGGGAAGCCGCGCTGACTCAGGAGGTGGATGCTGGACAGCAGGTCCATGAGCCCCTTGATGGGAACTATGCGCGCAATAAATACGAGCCGCCAAGTGTGCGCTGACGGAGCGCGCATGATTTCCGGCAACGCCGACTGGCGAGCGCGGTGCTTTTCCTCGAACTCCTCGATGACCATACCGTTTGGTACCACCACCGCCTTGTCGATATCAGTTCCCAGGCTTGCCGCCTCGGTAATCGCTGTGGGGTACAAGTACGTGATGAGCTTGGCGCTCGGGTAGCAGAAGTGGCCCATTTCCGTCCACCACGCCATCCATGCCCTCTGTTCGGGCGTCACGTCAAAAATTCGGTAGTCGTCCGACGTTATGGACAAAGCCATATTCCGATCCAGCAAAGTGTTGATCGTATCCCGGACGTAAAGGTTGTGCTCTGTGAGCAGGAAGGAAGACTCATGGTCCCTTGCAGCTGCTGCCCCCAGCAAGGATGCGTAGCCTGTGGTGTGGGCGTGGTAGACGTGGGCCCGCGGCATCGTTTCGCCAAGAATGGCGAAGGCCAGGGAGAAGAAATTACGCAGCGTCCAGAAGGAGTCTGCCAGGGAGAGATTGAGCTGCGGCATTCGCAGAGCCAGTGCTTCCATGAACTCGCGGGATCCCAGCAGCGCCCACAGCGGATAACGTCGCGTGCGTTCGTTAAGGCCCTCGCCAATGAGGTCCCACAGTGCCTGCGTTTCGCCGTCCTCCGCAAGGGCATATAGGGCGTCGAATAGGCGGTGGGAAAGCGCCGTCCGCTCCTCAGCGGTCATGGCAAGATCTTTGGCGGAAACCGCTAGAAAATTGTGTCGGTGCTCCTGCATATTGAGGTACACCGGCCGAACCCAAAGGACATTGCTTGGCATTCCGTACAGGTCCTCGTGTGGGGAGTCGGAGTCCCACGTGATGTGGATGATCCCGTAGGTGAGGTCCGGATTGTGGGTAACAATGTCGTGCACGACGGCCGACACGCCGCCTTTGAGGTAAGGGTAAGTGGACTCCATGACGATCGCCACGTCTACGTCCGGATACTCCCGACTACGGATTTCCTGGGCGGCCGGGGTCAGCGAGTCTTGAAGCTTTGCCCGCCGGGCTTTAGGGAGGTGAAAGCTGTACATGTTTGTTCCTTCGGAGCGCTGGGGTGTGCCTGTGCAAGGCAGACGGGGAATTAGGCGGGGTGGAGCCCAACCACGATGCTGAACTTATGAGCCGAGGGAGACGGTGCGTCCCGGATCACCAGGTGGTGGCGTGGCGCCAGAACAGGGTGTACTCCGGCTGAACCCAATGTCGTTTGTAGAGCAGCCATGCCACACCAACCAGAAGGAGATCGGCAACAACCAGCGCCGCGTAGGCGCCCGCTCCGTTGCCGTCCCCACCCGGAACTCCCAACACGTAGAACGCAGCCACGCACAGGACTAGATGCGCGCCCCCCAAGAACTGAGGGGAGACCTTTTCTCCGATGAAGTCGAGTTCGTAGCTCAGGAGGGTGAGCATCATGAACGCCCAGGAAGATGCGCCGGCGAAGACTGCCAGCAGCACCTGCGTCGGCAGCAGCCCGTTGACCACCAACGAAACTGCCAAAGTGAGAAGTACGCCAATGGTTCCCGTTGTCAGCACGGACCGGTCAACGACAAGGCTCAAGCGCTTCGACGCCGTGAGGAGGGTCGCCATCGGTCCCCCGGAAATAGTCCGGTGGAGTCCTGCCATCTCGCGGTCAACACGCGGTGCCAAGTTGATGAAGTAGAAGTTGTAAGCGACGACGGCCGGCAGCATTGCTGCAAACACCACGACCACTTGAAAGTCGCCCCCGGTAGCGAGGAAAAGCACCAACTTGTCGGCCCACAGGACCGAGCCCATCAGAAGTCCACGGAGGACATCGGCGCTGAACTCCCGGGCTCCAATACGATGCGCTACGCCGAGGTGGCGTAGTCCTGGGCCCATGGCCGCGAGCTGGGTGAGAGACCCAATCAGCGGCGGCAGCCACCAGAGCGTAGGCGCTAGAAAGAGGGCACCGGCGTACGCGCTCCAGGCGAGCGCCCAGGCGCCTCGGCGGTTAGCCACATTGGACATCACCAGGGACTGGACGAATAGGAGGTGCAATCCGCACAAGGAGGCAAAGATGGCCAACGCTGTGGGAGTCCATCCCGTTACTAGCCACAGCGGCAGCGCAAACACCACGACTAGCGGGAGCGACTGCACAAACATCATCGGCCAAAATTGGCAAAAACGTCGTGTGATAGCTTCCAGATCCCGTTCAGCCATGAGGTCTCCGATTACCCGGTAGGCCGGCAGACAGGCCGCTTGCGCGAGCCAGGGCACCGTGATGGACGAGGCCAACACCACGAGAGTCAATGGCACGCCCCCTACATCCACCGCCGCCATTGCAGGGCTCACCATTGGGTAGACCACGTTCAATAGGATGACCGGCGAAAGATACAGCAGGAGGGCTGCCCCAGTACGGGCGTCACCGTTTGTTTCCGTCGATTCTTCGGCGTTGTCAATGCCTGGGCGCATCATGACCAGTAGGGCGATCATGACCACACCTGCGCCGACCGCCAGCAGAACAATCGAGAACCCGGCTGGCATTACTCCATCGACAAATGGAACCAGCCCCGTGAGCACCATGCCCGCGATCATCGCCAGGGTCCGTGTCCGAGCGTAGGTGTCCCTCATCAGGGACGTGAGTGATTTCATTGCTTCCCCCTGCAACGCGTCACACACGTGCCCGGCATCAGACTGCCCACAACCGCGCATCACACGGTCACGGCACGTGAATGTGAAAAATAGCCCTGTCTCGTCAGTGCTTCATCACGCGACAGCCCGTGCAACGGTGCTGAGGTTCGCGCAGTCAGCCACTGATTTCGGGCCCGCCCATTCCTGAACCGAAGACTTGGCGGGTCGTTTGGGCCCACTCGAAAATCTACCTACGGCATGGAGCACGAACGCGAGTAGTTGTTACCTGATTTAGTGAGCCGAATTGTGGCCCCACTACGTACAGCCAGCCCCACAACTACTCAGATCCGGCGCCACGATTACTTGGCCGTCGGACGGCCCGGAACTCCGCTATGTCACGATGCTGCCGGTGTGGGTGCGAGCCAACCAGAGTTCGTCGCGGTTCTTGATCCGAGAGCGGGTGGAAAAATCCCCAATGAGCCGGGGCTACATGTGGACGTGAAGCCGCCGTGCCGCCTCGGAGATGGAGCCGCTCAGCGACGGGTACACGGTAAAGGTGCTGGCGACGTCGTCGACGTGCAGCTTCTGCGTGACCGCAAGGGAGATCGCGAAGATCAGCTCGGAGGCGTTCGGGCCCACCACAACGCCGCCGATCACCGTGCCGGAGCCCTTCCGGGCGAAGATCTTGATAAAACCGTCCTTGTGGTTGCGCATCTTGGCGCGGGCGTTGCTCTTCAGCGAGAGCTTGACGACGTCGCCCTGATACTTGCCGGAGTCGATCTCGGCCTCGGAGACGCCGACGTTGGCGATCTCGGGCGAGGTAAAGATGTTCGAGGCCACCTGGTGCAGCTTGAGCGGGGTGACGCTGTCGCCGAGGAAGTGCGCGATCGCGATGCGTCCCTGCATGGCCGCGACCGAGGCGAGGGCCAGCACGCCGGTGCAGTCGCCCGCGGCGTAGATGTTCGGCGCGGTGGTGCGCGAGACGCCGTCGACCTTGATATGGCCGCTCTCGGTCAGCGCGACGCCGGCCTCCTCGAGACCGATCCCGGCGGTGTTGGGGATGGAGCCGACGGCCACGAGGCAGTGGCTGCCGGTGACCTTGGAGCCGTCGCCAAGGGTGACCACAACGCCGTCGTCCGTGCGCTCCACGGTCTCGGCGCGGGCCCGGGAGAGCACCTTCACGCCGCGGCGTTCAAAAACGCCCTCAAGCACCTCGGCGGCGTCCGTGTCCGAGCCGGGCAGCACGCGGTCGCGGGAGGAAATCAGGGTGACCTTGGAGCCGAGGCCGTTGTAGGCGGAGGCGAATTCGGCGCCGGTGACGCCGGAACCCACCACGATCAGTTCCTCGGGAAGCTCGTCCATGTTGTAGATCTGCGCCCAGTTCAGGATGCGATCGCCGTCCGGGCGGGCGGTGGGCAGTTCGCGCGGGTGGGCGCCAACCGCGAGCAGGATGGCGTCGGCCTCGATCGTCTCGGTGCCCTCGGCGGTGAGGACCTCGATCGTGTGGTTGTCCAGCATCTTGCCGGAGCCGAGCAGGATGCGGACGCCCTGGCCCTCGAGGCCCTTCTGGATGTCGGCGGACTGCTGCCGGGCCAGGCCCAGCAGGCGGTCGTTGATGTGCTTGAGGTCCGCGCGCATCGTCGGGGTGCAGTCGCCGCCGTCGAGGTCGAACTTCACGCCCAGCTCGCCGGCCTCCCCCACGCGGGTCATCAGGTCCGCCGTCGCGATCAGGGTTTTGGACGGTACGACGTCGGTCAGCACCGCGGATCCGCCGAGTCCGGCGCGTTCAATGATGGTGACCTGCGCCCCCAGGGAGGCTGCGACCATGGCGGCTTCGTAGCCGCCGGGCCCTCCGCCCAGAATCGCGATACGGGGTGCACTGAAATCGGGATGCGTAGTCACAATCATCCATTGTCCATCATCCGGACCGGCGCCACCAATAAGGATGCTGGGCAGCGCGGGGCCGGCACGGTAGCTTGTACCAGTGAGTAATACAGAATTCCTGAACACGGACCCCTTCGACGCCGCCCGCGCCGCCGCCGACTACATTGCCGAAGAGACCGGCGTTGACAGCCACGACGTGGCACTGGTGCTCGGCTCGGGCTGGGGCGACGCCGCCGACCTGATCGGCGAGACCACCGCGACGCTCTCCGCGGACGAGGTCCCCGGCTTCTCCTCCCCCTCGGTGGTAGGCCACGTCGGCACCATCCGCTCCGTGCTGACCAAGGAGGGCAAGCGCGCCCTGGTCCTGGGCGCCCGCACCCACTACTACGAGGGCAAGGGCGTCCGCGCCGTCGTCCACGGCGTCCGCACCGCGGCCGCCGCCGGCTGCAAGACCCTGGTCCTGACCAACGGCTGCGGCGGACTCAACGAGGACTGGGCGCCGGGCACCCCGGTGCTGATCAGCGACCACATCAACCTCACCGCCACGTCACCGCTTGAGGGCGCCACCTTCGTAGACCTCACCGACCTCTACTCCTCGCGGATCCGCGGCCTGGCCCGCGAAGTGGACCCCAGCCTGGACGAGGGCGTCTACGCCCAGTTCACCGGCCCGCACTACGAGACCCCGGCCGAGGTGCAGTACGCCAAGCGGATCGGCGCGTCCCTGGTGGGCATGTCCACCGCTTTGGAAGCCATCGCCGGCCGCCACGCCGGCATGGAGGTCTTCGGCATCTCGCTGGTGACCAACCTCGCCGCCGGCATCAGCCCGGTGCCGCTGAGCCACGAGGAGGTCCTCGAGGCCGGCCAGTCCGCGGGACCGCGCATCTCCAAGCTGCTCGCGGAGATCATCGCCAAGCTCTGAGTTAGCCCGCGGCGCTCAGGTGCCGGACGGCCTTCTCCCGGTCCCCGGGGAACCGGCGCTCCATGGACTCGGCGATCCCGGCAATGGTCTGCCGCGCCAGCGCCTGCCGCCAGGCCAGTTCCGCCTGCCGCATGGTCTGGGAAATCAGGCAGGTCCGCACGAAGTTTTCCTGCCGGTCCGCCTCCGGGACGCTGCCCAGGATGCCTTCGCAGCGGAACGCCGGCTCCTGTCCCTCCAGAGCCAGCACCACATCGAGCACCGTGATGTTTTCCGGCCGGCGCGCCAGGTGGAAGCCGCCGCGCGGGCCGGAAACCGAGGTCAGGATGCCGGCCCGGACCAAGGCCTGGAGCTGCTTGTTCAGGTACGCCGCAGGGAGGCGGTAGAACGCCGCGAGCCGGGCACTGTTCACGGCCTCCCCCGGCGGCGTCCAGGACATGTTGACGCAGGAGTGCAGAGCCCACTCCACCCCGCGTCCCATTTTCATATTCAAGACGTTACGTGTCCGGAAAATTTGGTGTCAATGGCCCGCGGCTGCACCGGCTGCGGTCTTGAGCCGATCCTTCGGAAGTCCTGCGCCGGGCCTGAGTGTGACGGAACTGTAAGCCCGCACCGCGCTTGTCGGGGCGCGCGGGCCCGCATTTGCCGCTAGTTTGGTACCCATGACGTCTTCCGATGCCGCCGTGACCCAACTGTTGAGCGACGCCCGCACCTGGGCCGCCCAGGACCCGGACCCCGCAACCGCCGCCGCCCTGACCGAGCTGGTCCGCCTCGCGGAGGAGGGCGCTCCCGGAGCCCGGCACGAGCTGGCGGACAGCTTCAACGGCACCCTCCAGTTCGGCACCGCGGGACTGCGGGCAGCCCTCGGCGCAGGCCCCAACCGGATGAACCGCGTGGTGGTGCGCCGCGCCGCCGCCGGCCTCGCCGCCTTCCTGGTCAGCACCGTCGGAAAGGCATCGCCGGGAACCCGGCCACGCGCCGTCGTCGGCTATGACGCCCGCTACAACTCCGACATCTTCGCCGAAGAGACGGCCGCGATCTTCACCGCCGCCGGCATCGAGACGTTCCTGATGCCCGCCGCACTGCCCACCCCGCTGCTCGCCTACGCGGTGCGCGCCCTCGACTGCGACGGCGGCGTGATGGTCACCGCCAGCCACAACCCGCCGCAGGACAACGGCTACAAGGTCTACCTGGGCCGGCACGCCGTCGAGGACAGCGGCCGCGGCGCCCAGATCGTCGCACCCTACGACGCGCTGATCGCCGCGGAGATCGACGCGGTCGGCGCCCTGGACTCGATCGCGCTGGCACCGGAGGGATGGACGGTGCTGGATCCGTCCATCGCCGCCGACTATGAGGCCGCCGTTGCCGCCCTCGCCGCCGCGGACCGCTTCCCCGCCCGGGAGCTGCAGATTGTCTTGACCCCCATGCACGGCGTGGGCGGGGAAACGGCCGTGGCCGTGCTCAACGCCGCGGGCTTCGCCGACGTCACGCTGGTCGCCGAACAGGCCGAACCGGACCCGGACTTCCCCACCGTGAACTTCCCCAACCCGGAGGAACCCGGTGCCCTGGACCTCGCCCTGGAAACCGCGGCCCGGGTGGACGCGGACATTGTGATCGCCAACGACCCCGACGCCGACCGCGCCGCCGTCGCCGCCAAGGACCCGGACACCGGCGCCTGGCGGATGCTGCGCGGAGACGAGGTGGGCGCCCTGCTGGGGGCGCACGTCGTGGCGCGGCTGGCCGCCGGCGACGTCGCGGCGGAGGGCGTCTTCGCCAATTCGATCGTCTCCTCCCGGCTGCTGGCCCGCATTGCCGCCGCCGCCGGCTACGCCCACGAGGAAACCCTCACCGGGTTCAAGTGGATCGCCCGGGTGCCGGGCCTGCTCTACGGCTACGAGGAGGCGCTGGGATACTGCGTCGCACCCTCGCTGGTGCGGGACAAGGACGGAATTTCGGCCGCCGTGCTGATCGCCGAGCTCGCCGCGGCCGCGAAGGCCGAGGGCAAGACCATCTTCGACACCCTGGACGAGCTCTACCTGGTGCACGGGCTGCACGCCAGTGACCAGCTCAGCATCCGGGTGGCCGACCTGGGCCTGCTGGACGCCATGATGAACCGGCTGCGGGTCAGCCCGCCGGACTCCTTCGGCGGCTCCGCCGTCGAAACCGCGGCGGACCTGGCGGAGGGCA harbors:
- the pelF gene encoding GT4 family glycosyltransferase PelF; its protein translation is MYSFHLPKARRAKLQDSLTPAAQEIRSREYPDVDVAIVMESTYPYLKGGVSAVVHDIVTHNPDLTYGIIHITWDSDSPHEDLYGMPSNVLWVRPVYLNMQEHRHNFLAVSAKDLAMTAEERTALSHRLFDALYALAEDGETQALWDLIGEGLNERTRRYPLWALLGSREFMEALALRMPQLNLSLADSFWTLRNFFSLAFAILGETMPRAHVYHAHTTGYASLLGAAAARDHESSFLLTEHNLYVRDTINTLLDRNMALSITSDDYRIFDVTPEQRAWMAWWTEMGHFCYPSAKLITYLYPTAITEAASLGTDIDKAVVVPNGMVIEEFEEKHRARQSALPEIMRAPSAHTWRLVFIARIVPIKGLMDLLSSIHLLSQRGFPNLHLDVLGPTGHVPAYYEACLSKIESLGLHDQVTIHGTVNVRDMLDQFDVLVLPSYNEGQPIVVLEAMAAGIPTVGSDVGGMGQLVAENLYTSDGRTVGPCGVLTTPGDVHQMAAGIEAVVGNMATYSEYSVNARARVQEFFQMHDVMTSYNEIYRALGNIPVLAGDETSHVEYSSQVAL
- a CDS encoding NAD(P)H-quinone dehydrogenase is translated as MTTHPDFSAPRIAILGGGPGGYEAAMVAASLGAQVTIIERAGLGGSAVLTDVVPSKTLIATADLMTRVGEAGELGVKFDLDGGDCTPTMRADLKHINDRLLGLARQQSADIQKGLEGQGVRILLGSGKMLDNHTIEVLTAEGTETIEADAILLAVGAHPRELPTARPDGDRILNWAQIYNMDELPEELIVVGSGVTGAEFASAYNGLGSKVTLISSRDRVLPGSDTDAAEVLEGVFERRGVKVLSRARAETVERTDDGVVVTLGDGSKVTGSHCLVAVGSIPNTAGIGLEEAGVALTESGHIKVDGVSRTTAPNIYAAGDCTGVLALASVAAMQGRIAIAHFLGDSVTPLKLHQVASNIFTSPEIANVGVSEAEIDSGKYQGDVVKLSLKSNARAKMRNHKDGFIKIFARKGSGTVIGGVVVGPNASELIFAISLAVTQKLHVDDVASTFTVYPSLSGSISEAARRLHVHM
- a CDS encoding purine-nucleoside phosphorylase, translated to MSNTEFLNTDPFDAARAAADYIAEETGVDSHDVALVLGSGWGDAADLIGETTATLSADEVPGFSSPSVVGHVGTIRSVLTKEGKRALVLGARTHYYEGKGVRAVVHGVRTAAAAGCKTLVLTNGCGGLNEDWAPGTPVLISDHINLTATSPLEGATFVDLTDLYSSRIRGLAREVDPSLDEGVYAQFTGPHYETPAEVQYAKRIGASLVGMSTALEAIAGRHAGMEVFGISLVTNLAAGISPVPLSHEEVLEAGQSAGPRISKLLAEIIAKL
- a CDS encoding Rrf2 family transcriptional regulator; the encoded protein is MKMGRGVEWALHSCVNMSWTPPGEAVNSARLAAFYRLPAAYLNKQLQALVRAGILTSVSGPRGGFHLARRPENITVLDVVLALEGQEPAFRCEGILGSVPEADRQENFVRTCLISQTMRQAELAWRQALARQTIAGIAESMERRFPGDREKAVRHLSAAG
- a CDS encoding phospho-sugar mutase; this translates as MTSSDAAVTQLLSDARTWAAQDPDPATAAALTELVRLAEEGAPGARHELADSFNGTLQFGTAGLRAALGAGPNRMNRVVVRRAAAGLAAFLVSTVGKASPGTRPRAVVGYDARYNSDIFAEETAAIFTAAGIETFLMPAALPTPLLAYAVRALDCDGGVMVTASHNPPQDNGYKVYLGRHAVEDSGRGAQIVAPYDALIAAEIDAVGALDSIALAPEGWTVLDPSIAADYEAAVAALAAADRFPARELQIVLTPMHGVGGETAVAVLNAAGFADVTLVAEQAEPDPDFPTVNFPNPEEPGALDLALETAARVDADIVIANDPDADRAAVAAKDPDTGAWRMLRGDEVGALLGAHVVARLAAGDVAAEGVFANSIVSSRLLARIAAAAGYAHEETLTGFKWIARVPGLLYGYEEALGYCVAPSLVRDKDGISAAVLIAELAAAAKAEGKTIFDTLDELYLVHGLHASDQLSIRVADLGLLDAMMNRLRVSPPDSFGGSAVETAADLAEGSEQLPPTDGLLYLTKDGTRVIIRPSGTEPKLKCYLEVIRSVGSAAELPQARLEARAALDSVLADVREALGL